A single Arachidicoccus sp. BS20 DNA region contains:
- a CDS encoding DUF1697 domain-containing protein, with product METYIAVLRGINVSGKNIVKMDALRKHFADVGFSNVKTYIQSGNIVFQNKKETTKKLETKIIDLIKKQFSFDIPVLVKEINEWKTIAQKNPFTNDKSKAIEHLHVTFLSGKPDDSAVEKIKENSWQSDEFIVTDNAIYLYCPNGYGNTKLTNTFWENKLKLKATTRNWKTVNELINMAEML from the coding sequence ATGGAAACATATATTGCTGTTCTGCGCGGTATCAATGTAAGCGGAAAGAACATCGTAAAGATGGATGCGCTTCGCAAACACTTTGCAGATGTGGGTTTTAGTAATGTGAAAACATATATACAAAGCGGCAACATCGTTTTTCAAAATAAAAAAGAAACGACCAAAAAACTTGAAACAAAGATTATTGATTTAATTAAAAAACAATTCAGCTTCGATATTCCCGTTTTGGTAAAAGAAATAAACGAATGGAAAACGATTGCTCAAAAAAATCCGTTCACAAATGACAAGTCTAAAGCAATCGAACACTTGCACGTAACATTTTTATCCGGCAAGCCGGATGATTCTGCTGTTGAAAAAATCAAAGAAAATAGCTGGCAGAGCGACGAGTTCATCGTAACAGATAATGCAATTTATTTATACTGCCCAAATGGCTACGGAAATACAAAACTGACAAATACTTTCTGGGAAAATAAACTCAAATTAAAAGCAACTACACGCAACTGGAAAACGGTCAATGAATTAATCAACATGGCAGAGATGTTATAG
- a CDS encoding PepSY-associated TM helix domain-containing protein, with protein MFKKIKLRKLTWAKHQQRWFGKWHLYLGIIAGAIVAIVGITGSILVFRDKIDRTLNPQLFEVLAKQHKMSIGEAAEIFQKKYPQYPISYISGEDTSATASYQAYCYKTQENVFINPYDGSLCGKRLYESAFINIVMDIHRTLLIPVVGQYIVCVAALCLFILTVSGLRLWVPAKWKQLKTVLTVNFKASAKRQNYDWHNVLGFYSAPVVTFLTLTGIGITLYAFLLPTFYAMNGQSPKEATKPFGSKSVYAAHAVKISPANMVTIGEKDIADARVQGMSLPLDSTGTYVLYMNTGKKLPRSGKLELLTYDQYSGKILFDSRKDISQAGNAFFNWLTPLHYGSFGGLPTQILALICGLIPAALFVTGFIIWLPRYRKQKKNKVLNKEENLPRMLRKKDILPTSLSLKQYIFKNCKNGLKYALWFAFISAVMGMLYGLLSGIVLQPAVFIIVYSAVLVLLNFIVAFCVLFVSIIVLAPFKKNIRFAIRYFLLSFAFLVVYGILYLLLMKTGLKVF; from the coding sequence ATGTTCAAAAAAATCAAATTGCGGAAACTGACTTGGGCAAAGCACCAGCAAAGGTGGTTTGGCAAATGGCATTTGTATCTCGGCATTATTGCGGGTGCAATTGTAGCTATTGTTGGCATTACGGGAAGCATTTTGGTTTTTCGTGATAAGATAGACAGGACGCTGAATCCGCAATTGTTTGAAGTATTGGCGAAGCAGCACAAAATGTCCATCGGCGAAGCGGCGGAGATTTTCCAAAAGAAATATCCGCAATATCCAATCAGTTATATTTCCGGCGAAGATACGAGCGCAACGGCATCGTATCAGGCGTATTGTTACAAAACACAGGAGAACGTTTTTATTAATCCTTACGATGGAAGCCTTTGCGGGAAACGCTTGTACGAAAGCGCTTTTATAAATATTGTGATGGATATTCATAGAACTTTGCTGATACCTGTTGTGGGTCAATACATTGTTTGTGTGGCTGCATTATGCTTATTTATTCTTACGGTTTCCGGATTAAGATTGTGGGTTCCTGCAAAATGGAAACAGCTAAAAACCGTGCTGACCGTGAATTTTAAAGCGAGCGCTAAAAGACAAAACTACGACTGGCACAATGTTCTCGGATTTTATTCTGCGCCTGTTGTAACTTTTCTAACACTCACGGGAATTGGCATTACGCTGTATGCGTTTTTGTTGCCCACGTTTTATGCAATGAACGGACAATCGCCAAAAGAGGCTACTAAGCCTTTCGGTTCAAAATCGGTGTATGCAGCTCATGCCGTAAAAATTTCTCCAGCGAACATGGTTACAATAGGAGAGAAGGATATTGCAGACGCTCGTGTTCAGGGAATGTCGCTGCCGCTCGACTCGACGGGAACTTATGTTTTATATATGAACACAGGTAAAAAGCTACCGCGTTCAGGGAAGCTGGAGTTACTTACTTATGATCAATATTCCGGCAAGATTTTGTTTGACAGCCGTAAAGATATTTCGCAAGCAGGGAATGCTTTTTTCAATTGGCTCACACCATTGCATTATGGCAGCTTTGGCGGACTGCCAACGCAAATACTGGCTTTGATTTGCGGACTGATTCCTGCAGCATTGTTTGTTACAGGTTTTATTATTTGGCTGCCGCGATATAGAAAACAAAAGAAAAACAAGGTGCTGAATAAAGAGGAGAACTTGCCAAGAATGCTGCGCAAAAAAGACATATTGCCAACCTCTCTTTCGCTGAAGCAATACATCTTTAAAAATTGTAAAAACGGGCTGAAATATGCGTTATGGTTTGCATTCATTAGTGCGGTTATGGGTATGTTGTATGGGCTGTTGTCGGGCATTGTGTTGCAGCCTGCTGTATTTATTATCGTGTATTCGGCAGTATTGGTTTTGTTGAATTTTATTGTTGCGTTCTGTGTGTTATTCGTTTCGATAATTGTGCTGGCTCCGTTTAAGAAAAATATTCGCTTTGCGATAAGATATTTTCTGTTGTCATTTGCATTTCTGGTTGTTTATGGAATTTTGTATTTATTGCTGATGAAAACGGGCTTAAAAGTATTTTGA
- a CDS encoding TonB-dependent receptor, whose product MKHFTRLSLFTFILFLCRTVAFADDNHGGMVKGKITTSDGKPAAYISVSIEQAKRGSITDDDGNYSIKNIPAGHWTLKVNAVGVAPIEKVIDIVEGETLNADFVISETAQQLQEVIVNANRNKAASQSSDYVAKLPLSSTENSQVYTVIPKELLARQLTFNVSDALKNAAGVTQLWEAVGRAGIGGAYYSLRGFGTQVKARNGMVSNANTEIDASSIENVEVIKGPSATLFGNNITSYGGLINVVTKKPYKTFGGELTYAGGSYGLNRLSFDVNTPLDQDGDVLFRINGSYNKQNTFQDFGFNKRYFVAPSLSYKVNDKLSFNFDAQIMSATNAGGSTITYFLPPSQLKSTIEGLLLSGIKDQSVVDQIMAAYPKNMEEAYGTDRADKLNLDYKRAFYTNDIKNTMSEADFYGQMNYKISSDWTSQTNVSINTNSSEGYMPFFYLIPNLVPNILTSAAAGAPSFGQGGADYLARMVWKPVGSQTIAEAQQNFIGDFQIGSLRNRFVGGIDYYMNNYNMNYINPTGNIFGIPYQDAFDVVPTTGSIPNYLNFNGAKVDSLFAVSQLSSSNYPAKTYSYSAYANDVLNVTDRLLVSAGLRVDRFENKGTYDATTASYYGKFGQTAFSPKFGLIYQIVKEQVSLFGNYQNGFTNQTGTDFNGKTFKPEQANQWEGGVKLDAAHGRISGTVSYYDIKVKDIVRADPDHANFSIQNGTQQSKGFEANITAAPVNGLNVIAGYAYNNSKYINSSDDVNGLRPVTAGAKNMANFWVSYLVPKGVIRNVGIGFGGNYVGDSYTVNSRTDGQFILPAYTVLNATVFYDEPKFSISAKLNNLTNKHYWIGYTTMNPQMLRQFVGSISFKF is encoded by the coding sequence ATGAAACATTTTACACGTTTATCTCTATTTACATTTATTTTATTCTTGTGCCGCACTGTTGCGTTTGCCGATGATAATCACGGCGGTATGGTTAAAGGAAAAATTACTACGTCAGACGGAAAGCCTGCTGCATATATTTCGGTAAGTATTGAACAAGCCAAGCGCGGAAGCATAACGGATGATGACGGAAATTACAGTATTAAAAATATTCCTGCCGGACATTGGACGCTAAAAGTAAATGCCGTAGGCGTTGCACCCATTGAAAAAGTAATAGATATTGTGGAAGGAGAAACGTTAAATGCGGATTTTGTAATTAGTGAGACGGCGCAGCAATTGCAGGAAGTGATAGTGAATGCAAACAGAAATAAAGCAGCTTCACAGTCGAGTGATTATGTTGCAAAGCTGCCATTGAGTTCTACGGAAAATTCACAGGTATATACGGTAATTCCAAAAGAATTATTGGCACGGCAATTAACGTTCAATGTATCCGATGCGTTGAAAAATGCAGCAGGTGTTACCCAACTTTGGGAAGCAGTTGGTCGTGCAGGCATTGGCGGCGCTTATTATTCACTGCGCGGATTTGGAACACAGGTTAAAGCGAGAAATGGTATGGTTTCTAATGCAAATACGGAAATTGATGCAAGCAGCATTGAAAACGTAGAAGTGATTAAAGGACCATCGGCAACATTGTTCGGAAACAATATTACTTCTTACGGCGGATTAATAAATGTTGTAACTAAAAAACCTTATAAAACATTTGGCGGCGAACTTACGTATGCCGGCGGGTCATACGGATTGAACCGTCTTAGCTTTGATGTGAATACGCCTTTGGACCAAGATGGAGATGTACTTTTCAGAATAAATGGTTCTTATAACAAACAAAATACTTTTCAGGATTTCGGGTTTAACAAAAGATATTTTGTAGCGCCGAGTTTATCTTATAAAGTGAACGACAAACTTTCCTTTAATTTTGATGCACAAATCATGTCTGCGACCAACGCAGGCGGTTCTACCATTACTTATTTCCTTCCTCCGAGCCAGTTAAAATCTACTATTGAAGGCTTGTTGCTAAGCGGCATAAAAGACCAAAGTGTTGTAGATCAAATTATGGCTGCTTATCCTAAAAATATGGAGGAAGCTTACGGAACAGACAGAGCCGATAAACTGAATCTTGATTATAAGCGCGCGTTTTATACCAATGATATTAAAAACACGATGTCCGAAGCTGATTTTTACGGACAAATGAATTACAAAATTTCAAGCGATTGGACTTCACAAACAAATGTGTCCATCAATACCAATAGTTCCGAAGGTTATATGCCGTTCTTTTATTTGATTCCGAATCTCGTTCCAAATATTCTTACAAGCGCGGCGGCAGGCGCGCCAAGCTTCGGGCAAGGTGGAGCAGATTATTTAGCTCGTATGGTTTGGAAACCCGTAGGAAGCCAAACTATTGCTGAAGCACAACAAAACTTTATAGGCGATTTCCAGATTGGCTCGTTGAGAAACCGTTTCGTGGGTGGCATTGATTATTACATGAACAATTATAACATGAACTATATCAATCCTACGGGAAATATTTTTGGTATTCCTTATCAGGATGCGTTTGATGTAGTTCCTACAACAGGAAGCATTCCTAATTATCTCAATTTTAATGGTGCGAAAGTAGATTCTTTATTTGCAGTAAGCCAGTTGAGCAGTAGTAATTACCCTGCAAAAACGTATAGTTATAGTGCTTATGCAAATGATGTGCTAAACGTTACAGACAGGTTGCTGGTTTCCGCAGGTTTAAGAGTAGACAGGTTTGAAAACAAAGGAACTTATGATGCTACTACGGCAAGTTATTATGGCAAATTCGGGCAAACGGCTTTCTCCCCAAAATTCGGATTGATATACCAGATTGTGAAAGAGCAAGTGTCTTTGTTCGGTAATTATCAAAATGGGTTTACTAATCAAACAGGCACAGATTTTAATGGAAAAACATTTAAACCCGAACAGGCAAATCAATGGGAAGGTGGTGTGAAATTGGACGCAGCGCATGGAAGAATTTCCGGTACAGTAAGCTATTATGATATTAAAGTAAAGGATATTGTACGTGCAGACCCGGATCATGCTAACTTTTCCATACAAAATGGAACGCAGCAAAGCAAAGGATTTGAGGCAAATATAACTGCTGCGCCCGTAAACGGATTAAATGTTATTGCCGGGTACGCTTATAACAACAGTAAATATATCAACTCGTCGGACGATGTAAACGGCTTACGTCCTGTAACCGCAGGCGCAAAAAATATGGCTAATTTTTGGGTATCGTATTTAGTGCCAAAAGGTGTCATAAGAAATGTAGGTATTGGTTTTGGAGGAAACTATGTAGGAGATTCTTACACTGTAAACAGCCGTACCGACGGGCAGTTTATTCTTCCTGCATATACTGTTTTAAATGCAACAGTTTTCTATGACGAGCCTAAGTTTTCCATTTCTGCAAAATTGAATAATCTTACAAATAAGCATTACTGGATTGGTTATACGACTATGAATCCGCAAATGCTGCGTCAGTTTGTAGGAAGTATTTCGTTTAAGTTTTAA
- a CDS encoding outer membrane beta-barrel protein, producing the protein MKYLLLFGFTLFTSTTFSQNVVKGKITGTTGKPVAYAFVALLKNDSLHKAVSAKIADSSGNYVLEIQEKGKFILRTTAVGYAETRDTIVVNDASQEINLTMKKSENNLHDVTVSAQKPVIERKIDRLVMNVENNPLATGKSSMETIGLAPGVVIFNNQIMLNGVAISKIMVNGKMLQLSGQGLVNYLNSLRSDNIKSIELMAHPPAEYEAEGAGGIINIILKRQTQAGLNGSVYGNFIQGKRYPGTSDGVQLNFKSGKVGLFANYDYDHEKFYQDLSQERSFTNNGIYTATDNAIKYDASNSIRTGLTYDITGKQYLAIDYTGTFNNHKENFKAESNVNYPENPDNNSVSKGLFPNSFTGKYNDVGLNYHIKTDTLGSAFTLLSDYTHNSNKVNNNVTNTTIANGVSTDTAYRNFTPSTANIFTADAKYLKVFNTANSLSFGAKLSATSIDNEAAFQYQSPYGSEWLDNIPQNFIYDYKEHIIAGYIKYQGRILNTDVQAGLRGENTNYTGELHDTSYAKNGKNYFGLFPSVFLRRTLNKAGDESLTFIYTRRLSRPSFDDLNPHVVYVDNYTTGRGNPYLQPEYDNSYELDYTLKNKYTFVANYFHATDVITNGIHPVAGSPNQMTQQPQNAGTSTKWMLNAYIPVKITKWWTMGNYAEYDYQHLNAPDAYNISENLITLSTTAQFNLGKDFTASWHTFYLNKIIEGNAVINHITRTSIALQKKFLNQRLTVKASADDIFGGKNENVSGTFYYTDFNLRFRNQNQWQKFTLGIVYNFDLGKTFKSHKIESSNADEQSRLK; encoded by the coding sequence ATGAAATATCTATTGCTATTCGGTTTTACGCTGTTTACATCAACTACCTTTTCACAAAACGTTGTCAAAGGAAAAATCACAGGCACTACCGGAAAACCTGTTGCGTATGCTTTTGTTGCGTTGTTAAAAAACGACTCGTTACACAAAGCTGTTTCTGCGAAAATTGCCGATTCATCGGGGAATTATGTTTTGGAAATACAAGAAAAAGGCAAATTTATTTTGCGTACAACTGCAGTAGGTTACGCAGAAACAAGAGATACGATTGTCGTAAACGATGCATCGCAAGAGATTAATCTGACGATGAAAAAATCGGAAAATAATTTACACGACGTAACCGTTTCCGCACAAAAACCTGTGATTGAAAGAAAGATTGACCGGTTGGTAATGAATGTGGAAAATAATCCGTTGGCAACAGGGAAATCTTCTATGGAAACCATTGGTCTTGCGCCCGGAGTTGTAATTTTCAACAATCAAATTATGCTGAACGGCGTTGCCATTTCAAAGATTATGGTAAACGGAAAAATGCTGCAACTTTCCGGACAAGGACTTGTAAATTATCTTAATTCATTGCGCAGCGACAATATAAAATCGATTGAATTAATGGCACATCCGCCGGCAGAATATGAAGCCGAAGGCGCGGGCGGCATCATTAATATTATTTTAAAACGCCAAACGCAAGCGGGCTTGAACGGCAGTGTTTACGGCAATTTTATTCAAGGCAAAAGATACCCGGGAACGAGCGATGGTGTGCAACTGAATTTCAAAAGCGGCAAAGTGGGATTGTTTGCAAATTATGATTATGACCATGAAAAATTTTATCAGGATTTATCGCAGGAACGCAGCTTTACCAACAATGGAATTTACACGGCGACCGACAACGCGATTAAATACGATGCAAGCAACAGCATTCGCACAGGCTTAACTTACGACATTACAGGTAAGCAATATCTGGCGATTGATTACACAGGCACTTTCAACAATCATAAAGAAAATTTCAAAGCAGAAAGCAATGTAAATTATCCCGAAAACCCCGATAACAACAGCGTTTCCAAAGGATTGTTTCCGAATAGTTTTACCGGGAAATACAATGATGTCGGTTTGAATTATCACATAAAAACCGATACACTCGGCTCTGCGTTTACGCTCCTCTCCGATTATACGCATAACTCAAATAAAGTAAACAACAACGTTACCAATACAACCATTGCAAACGGTGTTTCGACCGACACAGCTTACCGGAATTTTACGCCGTCCACAGCAAATATCTTTACCGCTGACGCTAAATATCTAAAAGTATTCAACACCGCAAACAGCTTGAGTTTTGGCGCAAAACTAAGTGCCACAAGCATCGACAATGAAGCTGCGTTCCAATATCAAAGTCCGTATGGAAGTGAATGGCTGGACAATATTCCGCAAAATTTTATTTACGATTATAAAGAACACATTATTGCCGGATATATAAAATATCAGGGAAGAATTTTGAACACAGATGTGCAGGCTGGTTTGCGCGGCGAGAATACCAATTACACCGGCGAGCTGCACGATACTTCTTACGCAAAAAACGGAAAGAATTATTTCGGTTTGTTTCCGTCCGTATTTTTGAGAAGAACGTTGAACAAAGCGGGCGATGAAAGTCTGACCTTTATTTACACGCGCCGTTTGAGCCGTCCGTCGTTTGACGATTTGAATCCGCACGTTGTGTATGTCGATAATTATACCACAGGTCGCGGCAATCCATATTTGCAGCCGGAATACGATAATTCGTATGAACTGGATTATACTTTAAAAAATAAATACACATTTGTCGCCAATTATTTCCACGCAACGGATGTAATCACAAACGGTATTCATCCTGTAGCGGGAAGTCCCAACCAAATGACGCAACAACCTCAAAATGCAGGCACCTCAACCAAATGGATGTTGAATGCATACATTCCCGTAAAGATTACAAAATGGTGGACAATGGGTAATTATGCGGAATATGATTATCAACATTTGAATGCGCCGGACGCTTATAATATCTCTGAAAATTTAATCACACTTTCAACAACCGCACAGTTTAATTTAGGAAAAGATTTTACCGCAAGCTGGCACACGTTTTATCTAAATAAAATTATTGAAGGCAATGCCGTCATCAATCATATAACCAGAACGAGTATTGCTTTGCAGAAGAAATTTCTCAATCAACGCTTAACAGTGAAAGCCTCTGCCGACGATATTTTCGGCGGGAAAAACGAAAACGTAAGCGGCACATTTTATTACACCGATTTCAATTTACGTTTCCGAAATCAAAACCAATGGCAAAAATTTACGCTCGGCATTGTGTACAATTTCGATTTGGGAAAAACTTTCAAATCACACAAAATCGAAAGCAGCAACGCAGACGAACAAAGCAGGCTGAAATAG
- a CDS encoding nitroreductase family protein, which yields MTNFEIISKTITERRSTKPQIFNGKKIDNAVIEQLLNLANWAPTHAFTEPWRFVVMHGDGVKRFCEDHANLYKQNTPEEKFIQATYDKLKTQGDSVSHIIAVFSKRGENPNIPELEEICATACAVQNILLGAESLDIAALWSTGGQILKPSMKQYLNLREEDTMLGILYLGYTDQPKPAGKRLVSMEEKVMWYRS from the coding sequence ATGACAAATTTTGAAATCATCTCAAAAACAATTACCGAAAGGCGCAGTACAAAACCGCAAATTTTTAACGGAAAGAAAATTGATAATGCAGTAATCGAACAATTATTAAATCTCGCAAACTGGGCGCCCACGCACGCTTTCACAGAACCCTGGCGCTTCGTTGTAATGCATGGCGACGGCGTAAAACGCTTTTGCGAAGACCATGCAAATCTCTATAAACAAAACACACCTGAAGAAAAATTCATACAAGCAACGTATGATAAATTAAAAACACAAGGCGATTCAGTTTCGCATATTATCGCTGTATTTTCAAAGCGCGGCGAAAACCCGAATATTCCGGAACTGGAAGAAATTTGTGCAACAGCCTGCGCCGTACAAAATATTTTATTGGGCGCTGAAAGTCTTGATATTGCTGCATTGTGGAGTACCGGAGGACAAATTTTAAAACCTTCGATGAAACAATATCTGAACTTACGCGAAGAAGATACGATGCTCGGAATTTTGTATCTTGGCTACACCGACCAACCGAAACCTGCGGGCAAGAGACTGGTTTCAATGGAAGAAAAAGTAATGTGGTATAGAAGTTAA
- the gmk gene encoding guanylate kinase has translation MNKLIIITAPSGAGKSSIAHYLLSKHPNLAFSISAATRAPRGKEQNGVDYYFMSAEEFQEKIEQNKFIEWEMVYEGKYYGTLKSELERIWHEGKTPMLDIDVKGAIHVQKQFGSNCLSIFIEPPSIDALRQRLESRNTDTKESIETRINKASYELSFKNHFDKIIVNDELKRACMETEETIQSFLKK, from the coding sequence ATGAACAAACTCATCATCATCACAGCGCCATCGGGCGCAGGTAAAAGTTCCATAGCGCATTATTTGCTAAGCAAACATCCAAACCTTGCATTTTCAATTTCCGCTGCGACACGTGCACCGCGCGGCAAAGAGCAAAATGGTGTAGATTATTATTTTATGTCTGCCGAAGAATTTCAGGAAAAGATTGAACAAAATAAATTCATCGAATGGGAAATGGTGTATGAAGGGAAATATTACGGCACATTAAAATCTGAACTCGAAAGAATCTGGCACGAAGGTAAAACTCCTATGCTCGACATTGATGTGAAAGGCGCAATTCATGTGCAGAAGCAATTTGGCAGTAATTGCCTTTCCATTTTCATTGAGCCGCCATCAATTGATGCGCTGCGCCAAAGACTGGAAAGCCGGAATACAGATACAAAAGAAAGCATCGAAACCCGCATTAATAAAGCATCATACGAATTATCGTTCAAAAACCATTTTGACAAAATTATCGTGAATGATGAATTGAAACGAGCTTGTATGGAAACAGAAGAAACCATTCAATCGTTTTTAAAAAAGTAA